Proteins from a single region of Streptomyces sp. Tu 3180:
- a CDS encoding DUF3344 domain-containing protein produces the protein MRQSLGLLLRRATVGALTLAAVWAPCGSPAAAPAAPAPEAPGLPFAQRYRALQHGGIVRAANTSITCRAAQASSCRDVQRGGHGVNGDFDMFYVDADSDPNTYNSSRAEVRLPAGSRVTYARLYWGGNLRVGEQKPPEDNGRVLIAEPGGEYKELLADTVVGHRVADGADAFQASADVTGLVQGSGPGLYTVAQVNVAMGGSAAGAWGGWTLVVAYENPAEPLRHLALWDGFTALRSDGEARIPLRDLPFPAGAGGRVGLVAYNGDRGTGGDSLVLTAGGSVPVSTALADRANPGDDVLNSTVSDPGTAPARVPAHANTLGYDSDVFDLAGALPHAGDEAALRLTSQRDAAWAGVLFAAVDAQR, from the coding sequence ATGCGTCAATCCCTGGGTCTGCTGCTTCGCCGTGCGACGGTGGGCGCCCTCACCCTCGCCGCGGTGTGGGCGCCCTGCGGCTCCCCGGCTGCCGCGCCGGCCGCACCCGCCCCCGAGGCCCCCGGCCTCCCGTTCGCCCAGCGGTACCGCGCGCTCCAGCACGGCGGCATCGTGCGCGCCGCCAACACCTCCATCACCTGCCGCGCCGCGCAGGCGTCCTCGTGCCGGGACGTGCAGAGGGGCGGCCACGGGGTGAACGGCGACTTCGACATGTTCTACGTCGACGCCGACAGCGACCCGAACACCTACAACTCCTCCCGCGCCGAGGTCCGTCTGCCCGCCGGCTCCCGGGTGACGTACGCACGCCTGTACTGGGGCGGCAACCTGCGCGTGGGCGAGCAGAAGCCGCCCGAGGACAACGGGCGGGTGCTGATCGCCGAACCCGGCGGGGAGTACAAGGAGCTCCTCGCGGACACGGTCGTCGGGCACCGCGTCGCGGACGGCGCGGATGCCTTCCAGGCCTCGGCGGACGTGACCGGCCTGGTGCAGGGCAGCGGGCCGGGCCTGTACACGGTGGCGCAGGTCAACGTGGCCATGGGCGGATCGGCGGCCGGGGCGTGGGGCGGCTGGACCCTGGTGGTGGCGTACGAGAACCCGGCGGAACCCCTGCGGCACCTCGCGCTCTGGGACGGCTTCACCGCCCTGCGGTCCGACGGGGAGGCGCGGATCCCGCTGCGCGACCTGCCCTTCCCCGCGGGCGCGGGGGGCCGGGTGGGCCTGGTGGCGTACAACGGCGACCGCGGCACCGGCGGCGACTCGCTCGTCCTGACCGCCGGCGGGTCCGTGCCCGTGTCCACCGCGCTCGCCGACCGCGCCAACCCCGGCGACGACGTCCTGAACTCCACCGTCAGCGACCCCGGGACGGCCCCGGCGCGGGTACCGGCGCACGCCAACACCCTCGGCTACGACTCCGACGTGTTCGACCTCGCGGGCGCGCTGCCGCACGCCGGCGACGAGGCGGCCCTCCGGCTGACGTCCCAGCGGGACGCGGCCTGGGCCGGCGTGCTCTTCGCCGCCGTCGACGCCCAGCGGTGA
- a CDS encoding alpha/beta hydrolase has translation MRTTATATQDAPNAHRHGSVTPASEQAEERSLTFEGFAYTCRIVHQSAPRTAPLVLLGGSSQNRYSWQGHEKWLSPLCTLVTVDLPGYGSSDFLPARYGMDFLAAAVRHMLVSIGMPQVNLFGGCFGEVVGLRFAQLHPEFVRRIVFCGAAKRLPDLYTDAVPRLSRALERGEIDEAAGGLVRLFMSNPGAGRVRKHAAVARLLQQQFLDQTPEEVRKAVEHNTRLTTHGCYRPLPVPDVPSLVFTGEYDTLCTPQMGRELAATMPSARFTTIKEADHLVTVERRQESSDLIGRFCTDRPIDDLPYCNAVESLRAGPVPAARR, from the coding sequence ATGCGCACTACCGCCACCGCCACCCAGGACGCACCGAACGCACACCGCCATGGTTCCGTCACGCCCGCGTCGGAGCAGGCCGAAGAGCGGAGTCTCACCTTCGAGGGCTTCGCGTACACGTGCCGCATCGTCCACCAGAGCGCTCCGCGGACCGCCCCGCTGGTACTGCTCGGAGGCTCGTCCCAGAACAGGTACTCCTGGCAGGGCCACGAGAAATGGCTGTCACCCCTGTGCACGCTGGTCACCGTGGATCTCCCCGGTTACGGCAGCTCGGACTTCCTGCCCGCCCGGTACGGCATGGACTTCCTCGCCGCCGCGGTCAGACACATGCTGGTGAGCATCGGCATGCCGCAGGTGAACCTGTTCGGGGGCTGCTTCGGTGAGGTCGTCGGTCTCCGCTTCGCGCAGCTCCACCCCGAATTCGTCCGGCGCATCGTCTTCTGCGGCGCGGCGAAGCGCCTTCCCGACCTCTACACCGACGCCGTGCCCCGTCTGTCCCGGGCACTCGAACGCGGCGAGATCGACGAGGCCGCCGGCGGGCTGGTGCGGCTGTTCATGTCCAACCCGGGGGCCGGGCGGGTCCGCAAGCACGCGGCCGTGGCACGCCTCCTCCAGCAGCAGTTCCTGGACCAGACGCCGGAGGAGGTCAGGAAGGCGGTCGAGCACAACACGCGCCTGACGACGCACGGCTGTTACCGGCCCCTGCCGGTCCCCGACGTGCCCTCCCTGGTGTTCACGGGGGAGTACGACACCCTCTGCACCCCGCAGATGGGTCGTGAACTCGCCGCGACGATGCCGTCGGCACGGTTCACGACCATCAAGGAGGCGGACCACCTGGTCACCGTCGAACGCAGGCAGGAGTCCTCGGACCTGATCGGCCGCTTCTGCACCGACCGCCCCATCGACGACCTGCCGTACTGCAACGCCGTCGAGTCGCTGCGCGCCGGGCCCGTCCCGGCGGCGCGCCGTTGA
- a CDS encoding GntR family transcriptional regulator, translating into MGTAVEGGRSGPRYVQIADEIVRQIRAGVLKPGDMVPSESELVERYGVSGGTIRKAMVEVRASGLVETRHGKGSIVKDRPPVRHRSSDRFRRSHRQGGKAAYLAESAQSGATAKVSVLYIGPMEAPEDAARRLGVPAGTQVLARRRLYFRNGTPVETATSYLPWGVVKEIPELFAENPGGGGIYARLEDHGHEFAEFVETLQARPASKAEAAELALSPGAPVVHLIREARTTAGLVVEVCDTLMAADQFVFEYRIPAAD; encoded by the coding sequence ATGGGAACTGCGGTAGAGGGGGGCAGGTCGGGGCCTCGGTACGTGCAGATCGCCGATGAGATCGTGCGGCAGATCCGGGCCGGTGTGCTCAAGCCCGGCGACATGGTGCCGAGTGAATCGGAGCTGGTGGAGCGCTACGGCGTGTCCGGCGGCACGATCCGTAAGGCCATGGTCGAGGTGCGGGCGAGCGGGCTCGTCGAGACCCGGCACGGCAAGGGCTCGATCGTGAAGGACCGTCCGCCGGTGCGGCACCGCTCCTCGGATCGCTTCCGGCGGTCCCATCGGCAGGGTGGCAAGGCCGCGTATCTCGCGGAGTCCGCGCAGTCCGGCGCCACGGCCAAGGTGAGCGTCCTCTACATCGGACCCATGGAGGCCCCCGAGGACGCTGCCCGGCGGCTGGGTGTCCCCGCCGGCACCCAGGTGCTCGCCCGACGGCGCCTCTACTTCCGCAACGGCACCCCGGTCGAGACCGCCACCTCGTATCTCCCGTGGGGTGTCGTGAAGGAGATCCCGGAACTGTTCGCCGAAAACCCCGGCGGCGGTGGCATCTACGCCCGACTCGAAGACCACGGACACGAGTTCGCCGAGTTCGTCGAGACGCTGCAAGCCCGGCCGGCCTCCAAGGCGGAGGCGGCCGAGCTGGCGCTCAGTCCCGGCGCGCCGGTGGTTCACCTGATCCGTGAGGCTCGCACGACGGCCGGTCTTGTAGTCGAGGTCTGCGACACGCTCATGGCCGCTGACCAGTTCGTTTTCGAGTACCGGATCCCTGCCGCCGACTGA
- a CDS encoding DUF2637 domain-containing protein, which produces MIRPALRVDAVLVQAVIAGALSFAHLHDLAAAAGQDGWKAWAYPVSVDLLLVAAWRRLRTDGPSRLAWCWFLIALVASLGANVATAGLLDLDDVPAWLRILVAAWPALAFMGGTLLAHSSAGHTTASPDPAPVPDPVPEVEPEPACAAEPEPAPVDSADAALSLPPVHSAPAPPAVPVPAALVDHARKVAADHEERTGARIDIDTLRARLGVPPHLADAIAAQLA; this is translated from the coding sequence ATGATTCGCCCCGCCCTCCGCGTGGACGCCGTGCTCGTTCAGGCCGTCATCGCCGGGGCACTGTCCTTCGCCCACCTCCACGACCTCGCCGCCGCCGCTGGACAGGACGGCTGGAAGGCCTGGGCCTATCCGGTCTCCGTGGACCTGCTCCTGGTCGCTGCCTGGCGACGGCTGCGCACGGACGGGCCGTCCCGGCTGGCCTGGTGCTGGTTCCTCATCGCCCTGGTCGCCTCGCTCGGCGCGAACGTCGCCACCGCCGGACTCCTCGACCTGGACGACGTTCCGGCCTGGCTGCGCATCCTCGTCGCCGCATGGCCTGCCTTGGCCTTCATGGGTGGCACTCTCCTCGCCCACTCGTCAGCCGGTCACACCACGGCTTCGCCGGACCCTGCGCCGGTGCCGGACCCCGTGCCCGAGGTGGAACCCGAACCGGCCTGCGCTGCTGAGCCGGAACCGGCCCCGGTCGACTCCGCCGATGCTGCCCTGTCCCTCCCGCCCGTCCACTCCGCTCCGGCACCGCCGGCCGTTCCGGTCCCGGCCGCGCTGGTGGACCACGCCCGCAAGGTCGCCGCCGACCACGAGGAGCGGACCGGTGCCCGGATCGACATCGACACCCTGCGCGCCCGCCTCGGTGTCCCGCCGCACCTGGCCGACGCCATCGCCGCCCAGCTCGCCTGA
- a CDS encoding GntR family transcriptional regulator, with the protein MSEQPPYLRVADELRRRIAEHVWEPGDRLPSRAQIGQEYGVGENVVRRAQELLISQGVLEGRAGSGTYVAEPRQRVRMVRSSAREQPDGSPFRADMKALGRQGDWESRTDAKVPAPADIAARLGIAEGDLCVRTTYEFLADGRPMQLSTSWEPYDLTGGTLVVLPEGGPHAGAGVVNRMAAIGVTVGHAVEQPEPRQATAEEASLLGIQKSALVTHIRRTYYSDQGRPVETADIVVPATHCEIVYEIPINRG; encoded by the coding sequence ATGTCTGAGCAGCCGCCCTATCTCCGCGTCGCCGACGAACTCCGGCGGCGAATCGCGGAGCACGTATGGGAGCCGGGGGATCGCCTGCCGTCCCGCGCCCAGATCGGCCAGGAGTACGGGGTCGGCGAGAACGTGGTCCGTCGGGCCCAGGAGTTGCTGATCTCCCAGGGCGTGCTGGAGGGCCGCGCCGGTTCGGGCACGTACGTCGCCGAGCCCCGGCAGCGCGTGCGCATGGTCCGGTCGTCCGCACGTGAGCAGCCCGACGGGTCGCCGTTCCGGGCGGACATGAAGGCCTTGGGCAGGCAAGGGGACTGGGAGAGCCGGACCGACGCCAAGGTGCCGGCGCCCGCGGACATCGCGGCGCGGCTCGGCATCGCCGAGGGCGACCTGTGCGTCCGGACGACGTACGAGTTCCTGGCCGACGGCAGGCCGATGCAGTTGTCGACGAGCTGGGAGCCGTACGACCTCACCGGCGGCACGCTCGTCGTCCTCCCCGAGGGAGGGCCGCACGCCGGGGCAGGCGTCGTAAACCGCATGGCCGCGATCGGCGTCACCGTCGGCCACGCCGTAGAGCAGCCGGAGCCACGGCAGGCGACCGCCGAGGAGGCGTCACTCCTGGGCATCCAGAAGTCCGCGCTCGTCACGCACATCCGCCGGACGTACTACAGCGACCAGGGGCGGCCCGTAGAGACGGCGGACATCGTGGTTCCCGCCACTCACTGCGAGATCGTCTACGAGATCCCGATCAACCGCGGTTAG
- a CDS encoding SpdD-like protein, translated as MFRPKLPTMPQPTGQVTPPDVVEPTTIIPGTSTPPALVAPVPVPSRPTVQLAPGTALALVGGGTAVVLVVGAVLVSMLLAVAITGASVAVCALVIRSLVNADAKRR; from the coding sequence ATGTTCCGGCCCAAGCTCCCGACCATGCCCCAGCCCACCGGCCAGGTCACCCCGCCTGACGTCGTCGAGCCGACCACGATCATCCCGGGAACCTCGACCCCGCCGGCCCTCGTCGCCCCGGTCCCGGTTCCGTCCCGGCCCACGGTCCAGCTCGCCCCCGGCACCGCGCTCGCCCTCGTCGGCGGCGGCACGGCCGTCGTCCTGGTCGTCGGCGCCGTCCTGGTCTCCATGCTCCTCGCGGTCGCCATCACGGGCGCCTCGGTCGCCGTCTGCGCCCTGGTGATCCGCTCGCTCGTCAACGCCGACGCCAAGCGTCGCTGA
- a CDS encoding FtsK/SpoIIIE domain-containing protein: MTWPTVLLLVVVAAAGFLRWRRPAWYWLTFGVTLAVLRVLVRYGSVMDACGLTVPPSRWRLTLARMTNRPAPESRAPRILRVRPTRTGMVLRLKLRPGQDAFDVAAASDRLRHSFGMYGVTSRELRSGVVEIRMTGYDVLKRVQMPAKTETRPMRVPVALREDGSVHYRDYRAVPHGLTLGATESGKSVYQRNLVAGLAPQHVALVGIDCKQGVELFPLARRFSALADNPDTALELLEALVSHMGDVYQLIRAEQRVSVAVPDAEIAADIWDLPEDLRPVPVVVLVDEVAELALFASKEEEKRRDRIITALVRLAQLGRAAGIYLEICGQRFGSELGKGITMLRAQLTGRTAHRVNDETSANMAFGDIAPDAVLAAIQIPAETRGLAIAGDSTGGWHRIRAPHTSLRQAVNTCNRYADRTPDLPALAAFRPSVASVPSARVPLSKTAPATA; encoded by the coding sequence ATGACGTGGCCCACGGTCTTACTGCTGGTGGTCGTCGCCGCTGCGGGTTTCCTGCGGTGGCGGCGCCCCGCCTGGTACTGGCTGACCTTCGGGGTCACCCTCGCCGTCCTGCGGGTCCTGGTCCGGTACGGCTCGGTCATGGACGCTTGCGGCCTGACGGTCCCGCCCTCGCGCTGGCGTCTGACGTTGGCCCGGATGACCAACCGTCCGGCCCCGGAGTCCCGCGCACCACGCATCCTGCGAGTACGGCCCACTCGCACCGGCATGGTCCTGCGGCTCAAGCTCCGGCCCGGACAGGACGCCTTCGACGTCGCCGCCGCCTCGGACCGGCTGCGCCACTCCTTCGGCATGTACGGCGTCACCTCCCGTGAGCTGCGCTCGGGCGTGGTCGAGATCCGGATGACCGGCTACGACGTGCTCAAGCGGGTGCAGATGCCTGCTAAGACCGAAACCCGCCCGATGCGGGTCCCGGTCGCACTACGGGAAGACGGCTCGGTCCACTACCGCGATTACCGTGCCGTCCCGCACGGTCTGACCCTCGGCGCGACGGAGTCCGGCAAGTCCGTCTATCAGCGCAACCTCGTCGCCGGCCTCGCCCCGCAGCACGTCGCCCTCGTCGGCATCGACTGCAAACAAGGGGTGGAGCTGTTCCCGCTGGCGCGCCGGTTCTCCGCGCTCGCCGACAACCCTGACACCGCGCTGGAGCTCCTGGAGGCGCTGGTCTCCCACATGGGGGACGTGTATCAGCTCATCCGGGCCGAGCAGCGTGTCAGCGTCGCTGTGCCGGATGCGGAGATCGCCGCCGACATCTGGGACCTGCCCGAAGACCTGCGGCCGGTGCCGGTCGTGGTCCTGGTCGACGAGGTCGCCGAACTCGCTCTCTTCGCGAGCAAGGAGGAGGAGAAGCGGCGGGACCGGATCATCACCGCCCTGGTCCGCCTCGCCCAGCTCGGCCGCGCGGCCGGCATCTATCTGGAGATCTGCGGGCAGCGCTTCGGCTCCGAACTCGGCAAGGGCATCACGATGCTCCGCGCCCAGCTCACCGGCCGCACCGCCCACCGCGTCAACGACGAGACCTCGGCGAACATGGCCTTCGGCGACATCGCCCCGGATGCTGTCCTGGCCGCCATCCAGATCCCCGCCGAGACCCGCGGGCTCGCCATCGCCGGGGACTCCACCGGCGGCTGGCACCGCATCCGCGCCCCGCACACCTCGCTACGGCAAGCCGTGAACACCTGCAACAGGTACGCCGACCGTACCCCGGATCTTCCCGCCCTGGCGGCCTTCCGGCCCTCGGTCGCCTCCGTGCCCTCGGCCCGTGTGCCGCTGTCCAAGACGGCCCCCGCCACCGCCTGA
- a CDS encoding tyrosinase family oxidase copper chaperone, with the protein MIIDMGGAPAGAEDTAPDPAPPGPAGRTRRDMARGLRVCALAAALAPALTAFRSPRPRPPAGDAPRDTGFDVTHRGRRVRGVLTPARNPAEEDRWHVTVDGRPLHLMRRADGTWLSTVDHYCSYRTPLEAARAAVDALGPGERLREADAGQPHEHAGGRHGVRA; encoded by the coding sequence ATGATCATCGACATGGGCGGGGCGCCCGCGGGCGCCGAGGACACGGCACCGGACCCGGCGCCGCCCGGACCGGCGGGCAGGACGCGGCGGGACATGGCGCGCGGCCTGCGCGTCTGCGCGCTCGCCGCCGCGCTGGCCCCGGCGCTCACCGCCTTCCGGTCCCCGCGTCCCCGGCCGCCGGCCGGGGACGCCCCGCGCGACACCGGCTTCGACGTGACCCACCGCGGCCGCCGCGTCCGAGGCGTCCTGACCCCCGCCCGGAACCCGGCGGAGGAGGACCGGTGGCACGTCACCGTCGACGGCCGCCCCCTGCACCTGATGCGCCGCGCCGACGGCACCTGGCTGAGCACGGTCGACCACTACTGCTCGTACCGGACGCCGCTGGAGGCCGCCCGCGCCGCCGTCGACGCGCTCGGTCCCGGCGAGCGACTGCGCGAGGCGGACGCGGGACAGCCGCACGAGCACGCGGGAGGCCGGCATGGCGTACGTGCGTAA
- a CDS encoding glycosyltransferase family 4 protein, with protein MNEETVPTEPSFAGRRPRILHLTQPVDGGVARVVTDLVRAQLADGLDVTAACPDSPLGDRLRALGAHVRQWRATRSPGASLVREVRHLARLIDEVRPDLVHAHSAKAGLAGRLAVRGRIPTVFQPHAWSFEAVDGGTAALALLWERWGARWAGRVVCVSEAERATGVHAGITGRWAVVPNGIDPERFRPAPADAVRAGLAPLAALPPRAPLAVCVGRLCRQKGQDVLLHAWNAVARRVPDARLVLVGDGPDRDRLRAHAPASVLFAGAVRDTAPWYQAADLVVLPSRWEGMALAPLEAMACGRPVVVTDVDGARESLPPSFPARCLVPPEDPGALAGAVGELLLDPPLRASLGDRGRRHVLSLHDVRHTARAVADVYRELLGGPPATATARPSRAFERIRARGAGAHRTTRRAEPSEHRESIHS; from the coding sequence GTGAACGAGGAAACCGTGCCCACGGAACCGTCCTTCGCCGGCCGCAGACCGCGGATCCTGCACCTCACCCAGCCGGTGGACGGCGGGGTCGCCCGGGTCGTGACGGACCTGGTCCGAGCCCAGCTGGCGGACGGCCTGGACGTCACCGCGGCCTGCCCCGACAGCCCGCTCGGCGACCGGCTGCGGGCGCTCGGCGCACACGTACGGCAGTGGCGGGCGACGCGGTCGCCGGGCGCGTCGCTCGTGCGGGAGGTGCGGCACCTCGCCCGGCTGATCGACGAGGTGCGCCCCGATCTGGTGCACGCGCACAGCGCGAAGGCCGGGCTCGCCGGACGGCTCGCGGTGCGCGGGCGGATCCCGACCGTCTTCCAGCCGCACGCCTGGTCGTTCGAGGCGGTGGACGGGGGCACCGCGGCCCTGGCGCTGCTGTGGGAACGGTGGGGCGCGCGGTGGGCCGGACGGGTGGTGTGCGTGAGCGAGGCGGAGCGCGCGACGGGCGTGCACGCCGGGATCACCGGCCGGTGGGCCGTCGTCCCCAACGGCATCGACCCCGAGCGCTTCCGTCCGGCCCCCGCCGACGCCGTACGCGCCGGGCTCGCGCCGCTCGCCGCCCTCCCGCCGCGGGCGCCGCTCGCCGTGTGCGTGGGGCGGCTGTGCCGGCAGAAGGGGCAGGACGTCCTGCTGCACGCCTGGAACGCCGTCGCGCGCCGGGTGCCCGACGCCCGCCTCGTCCTGGTCGGCGACGGACCGGACCGGGACCGGCTGCGCGCGCACGCCCCCGCGTCCGTGCTGTTCGCGGGAGCCGTCCGCGACACCGCCCCCTGGTACCAGGCCGCCGACCTCGTCGTCCTGCCGTCCCGCTGGGAGGGCATGGCGCTGGCCCCGCTGGAGGCGATGGCCTGCGGGCGGCCCGTGGTCGTCACGGACGTCGACGGGGCCCGCGAGAGCCTGCCGCCCTCCTTCCCCGCCCGCTGCCTGGTCCCGCCGGAGGACCCCGGGGCGCTGGCCGGTGCCGTCGGCGAGCTGCTGCTCGACCCGCCGCTGCGCGCGTCGCTCGGCGACCGGGGCCGCCGGCACGTGCTGTCCCTCCACGACGTGCGGCACACCGCCCGGGCGGTCGCGGACGTCTACCGCGAGCTGCTCGGCGGCCCGCCCGCCACCGCAACGGCGCGCCCGTCCCGGGCGTTCGAGCGCATCAGGGCCCGCGGCGCCGGGGCCCACCGGACGACACGGCGCGCCGAGCCATCCGAGCACAGGGAGTCCATCCACTCGTGA
- a CDS encoding NUDIX domain-containing protein, translating into MLLYMSQSQEAPPSPLHSVSVAGVVVREDGRLLAIRRADNGTWELPGGVLELDETPEAGVAREVLEETGIHVEVDKLTGVYKNTTRGIVALVFRCKPSGGTERTSSESTAVSWLTPDEVSERMAEVYAIRLLDALDGNGPHVRSHDGKQLISAG; encoded by the coding sequence ATGCTCCTGTACATGAGTCAATCACAGGAAGCACCGCCCTCACCCCTGCACTCCGTATCCGTCGCCGGAGTAGTGGTGCGCGAGGACGGCCGCCTCCTGGCCATCCGCCGAGCCGACAACGGCACATGGGAACTTCCCGGCGGCGTACTCGAACTCGACGAAACCCCCGAGGCCGGCGTAGCCCGCGAGGTCCTGGAGGAGACCGGCATCCACGTCGAGGTGGACAAACTCACCGGCGTCTACAAGAACACCACCCGCGGCATCGTCGCCCTGGTCTTCCGCTGCAAGCCCTCCGGCGGAACCGAGCGCACATCGAGCGAGTCGACGGCCGTCTCCTGGCTTACACCCGACGAGGTCAGCGAGCGCATGGCCGAGGTCTACGCGATCAGGCTCTTGGACGCCTTGGACGGCAACGGCCCCCACGTACGGAGCCACGACGGCAAGCAGCTCATCTCAGCGGGATAA
- a CDS encoding tyrosinase family protein — protein MAYVRKDAATLTSAEKRRFVNALLEVKRRGEYDEFVRMHVAYYASDGERGLRTAHMAPSFLPWHRRFLLDLENALRRVDDSVTLPYWDWTRDRTTTSAPWTADLLGGNGRRSDHRVTTGPFAHREGDWTIRVGVTEGEFLTRDLGRRSAPIDLPTKRDLEWALKDPAYDVAPWDSTVTKGFRNKLEGWGTGRGSASWRNHNRVHRWVGGAMLGAASVNDPVFWLHHAFVDLQWHRWQRRHRGARYLPATPPGSGDAQHGRVVARREQLPPWDVTPAELEDVGGIYRYA, from the coding sequence ATGGCGTACGTGCGTAAGGACGCCGCCACGCTCACGAGCGCCGAGAAGCGCCGGTTCGTCAACGCGCTGCTGGAGGTCAAACGGCGCGGCGAGTACGACGAGTTCGTGCGGATGCACGTCGCGTACTACGCCTCCGACGGCGAGCGCGGACTGCGCACCGCGCACATGGCGCCCTCCTTCCTGCCCTGGCACCGCCGGTTCCTGCTCGACCTGGAGAACGCCCTGCGCCGGGTGGACGACTCGGTGACCCTTCCGTACTGGGACTGGACCCGCGACCGCACGACCACCTCCGCCCCGTGGACGGCGGACCTCCTCGGCGGCAACGGGCGCCGCTCCGACCACCGGGTGACGACCGGCCCGTTCGCCCACCGGGAGGGCGACTGGACCATCCGGGTGGGCGTGACCGAAGGGGAGTTCCTCACCCGGGACCTCGGCCGCCGCAGCGCCCCGATCGACCTGCCCACCAAGAGGGACCTGGAGTGGGCGCTGAAGGACCCCGCCTACGACGTGGCGCCGTGGGACTCGACGGTCACGAAGGGCTTCCGCAACAAGCTGGAGGGCTGGGGCACCGGCCGGGGCAGCGCCTCCTGGCGCAACCACAACCGCGTCCACCGGTGGGTCGGCGGCGCCATGCTCGGCGCCGCCTCGGTCAACGACCCCGTCTTCTGGCTGCACCACGCCTTCGTCGACCTGCAGTGGCACCGCTGGCAGCGCCGGCACCGCGGGGCCCGCTACCTCCCCGCGACCCCGCCGGGCTCCGGCGACGCGCAGCACGGCCGGGTCGTGGCACGCCGGGAACAGCTGCCGCCGTGGGACGTGACACCGGCCGAGCTGGAGGACGTCGGCGGGATCTACCGGTACGCGTGA
- a CDS encoding GntR family transcriptional regulator, with protein MSSRHHEIADDLRHQITTGRIKPGERLPSEAGLADRYKVSTVTLRSALAVLQGEGLVEKIHGKGNFARRPLRKIVYVGGWGTLDPWTAAEAALRVTVRSSTVQADGRLTTLLKVPTGSPLAEFVCVSHEGESPRGLARIYIPRDLAPAGVLDDEPSCREAVTRFAVLSVPPAAVRETVCARPPTPDEASTLRTNSTAPVLAITRVATDTTGRVVEVALLVFPGDRVDAVFTTHHMTDERQTQA; from the coding sequence GTGTCCTCGCGCCATCACGAGATCGCCGACGACCTCCGGCACCAGATCACGACCGGTCGCATCAAGCCCGGCGAACGCCTGCCGTCCGAGGCCGGCCTGGCCGACCGCTACAAGGTCAGCACGGTGACACTGCGCAGCGCCCTCGCGGTCCTCCAGGGCGAAGGCCTCGTCGAGAAGATCCATGGCAAAGGCAACTTCGCCCGTCGTCCACTCCGCAAGATCGTGTACGTCGGCGGATGGGGGACGCTGGACCCGTGGACGGCGGCTGAGGCAGCCCTGCGGGTCACCGTGCGCAGCAGCACGGTTCAGGCGGATGGGCGTCTGACGACGTTGCTGAAGGTGCCGACGGGCAGCCCCCTCGCAGAGTTCGTCTGCGTCAGCCATGAGGGGGAGTCACCGCGCGGACTGGCACGCATCTACATCCCGCGGGACCTGGCACCGGCTGGAGTGCTCGACGACGAACCGTCGTGCCGAGAGGCAGTCACGAGATTCGCCGTCCTCAGCGTGCCGCCGGCTGCTGTCCGGGAGACGGTCTGTGCCCGCCCACCTACACCGGACGAAGCATCAACCCTCCGGACCAACTCCACCGCGCCCGTCCTCGCGATCACACGCGTTGCGACCGACACCACCGGGCGAGTCGTCGAGGTCGCGCTCCTGGTGTTTCCGGGGGACCGTGTCGACGCCGTCTTCACCACCCACCACATGACCGACGAGAGGCAGACGCAAGCATGA
- a CDS encoding mobile element transfer protein, translated as MPARDFFHSVMRIGPVQIGTHRDRNGTTKHAAVCSSDGCGWSADYSSQSAAQLAARTHRCRVR; from the coding sequence ATGCCTGCCCGCGACTTCTTCCACTCCGTGATGCGGATCGGCCCGGTGCAGATCGGCACCCACCGCGACCGCAACGGCACCACCAAACACGCCGCCGTGTGCAGCTCGGACGGCTGCGGCTGGTCCGCCGACTACTCCAGCCAGTCCGCCGCCCAGCTCGCCGCCCGTACCCACCGCTGCCGCGTCCGCTAG